One part of the Candidatus Borreliella tachyglossi genome encodes these proteins:
- a CDS encoding chemotaxis protein CheA, which translates to MLDSENEELLGIFFEEAQNLVDTLEENIMSLEDDPNSSETIDEIFRAAHTLKGGSASVDMMELSEFTHIVEDVFDAIRANELKICNDLVDLLLNSIDVIKAMLDARLNGNIYLEDVSELKNKLREFLGNGNNQTTIVSLGSVSNDEFSLSSFDLGDIREGLGLGQKVLRVSINFNEDNPMTTISGLQMFQALKDLGPILCTIPAYEKIIANEFLRRVDYYLLYSNIDNVEKKINLSDVALSYTIDEFNIDVELEKAEARGRRFAVREPLSGCELRLSKDEIIILRNRIGNAKLFEVKLNFNKDNPMATISGFQMLQALKSLGEVYKSVPSNDDLLADEFFDLVVYYLVSDTSIESISKKVDLSDVVVSFEIKDIDFGNIKDLSLNIEADTDVPGKNAKQGAPVNVNLIRIDSKKIDSILNLVSEAVINKSAYNQINADMTSLLYNFNYFYDYQESFQRNFLIDLKIVFKDVGLDLDSTVEAQIKNLLNHKIERTLHDMGELRDSYLKILQDFRFVSNRLSRIITDLHESVLKTRMLPISGIFTRFTRVVRDLSRKLGKTVELHTEGEDTEIDKSVIDDLVDPLMHCVRNSMDHGLETSDERLKKGKDKTGYIVLRAKNEGNVISIEVADDGKGIDLDIIRRKSIERGIIKEGSVLSESEILNLVFSPGFSTASQITDISGRGVGLDVVKKSIEKLNGTILIDSKIDVGTTFKIKLPLTLVIVQGLLVKSGSEIYVIPLNSVLETHRISEENIKLLENDHEVYNLREEIISVLRLDELFNIENYENLREKFLIVISINDKKAGIIVDSILGEEDFVVKPIKDKYASSPGIVGATTLGSGKVVLIVDVFRLFDLKKMKE; encoded by the coding sequence ATGCTAGATTCAGAAAATGAGGAGCTTTTAGGAATTTTTTTTGAAGAAGCTCAGAATCTTGTAGATACTCTTGAAGAAAATATTATGTCACTAGAGGATGATCCTAATAGTTCAGAAACTATTGATGAAATATTTAGGGCAGCACATACTCTTAAGGGTGGTTCAGCTTCGGTTGACATGATGGAGCTTTCAGAGTTTACCCATATTGTTGAAGATGTATTTGATGCTATTAGAGCTAATGAGTTAAAAATATGTAATGACCTTGTTGATTTACTTTTAAATTCAATTGATGTAATAAAAGCAATGCTTGATGCACGCCTTAATGGAAATATTTATTTAGAGGATGTAAGTGAACTTAAGAATAAGTTAAGAGAGTTTTTAGGAAATGGCAATAATCAGACAACTATAGTATCTTTGGGGAGTGTTAGTAACGATGAATTTTCATTGTCGTCTTTTGATCTTGGTGATATACGTGAAGGTTTGGGACTTGGTCAGAAGGTTTTAAGGGTTAGTATTAATTTCAATGAAGATAATCCTATGACAACAATTTCTGGTCTTCAAATGTTTCAAGCTTTGAAAGATTTAGGTCCAATTCTTTGTACTATTCCTGCTTATGAGAAGATTATTGCAAATGAATTCTTACGAAGAGTAGATTATTATTTATTATATTCAAATATTGATAATGTTGAGAAAAAAATAAATTTATCGGATGTTGCTTTAAGTTATACAATTGATGAGTTTAATATTGATGTTGAGCTAGAAAAAGCAGAGGCAAGAGGGAGAAGATTTGCTGTTCGTGAACCCTTATCTGGGTGTGAATTGCGACTTTCTAAGGATGAGATTATAATCTTAAGAAATCGTATTGGTAATGCTAAGTTATTTGAAGTGAAGTTGAATTTCAATAAGGATAATCCTATGGCAACAATTTCTGGTTTTCAGATGCTTCAAGCATTAAAAAGCTTGGGAGAAGTTTATAAGTCTGTCCCTAGTAATGATGATTTATTGGCAGATGAGTTTTTTGATTTAGTTGTGTATTATTTAGTATCAGATACTTCAATAGAGAGTATTTCTAAAAAGGTGGATTTATCGGATGTTGTTGTTAGTTTTGAGATTAAAGATATTGATTTTGGAAATATTAAAGATTTAAGTTTAAATATTGAGGCTGATACTGATGTACCTGGTAAGAATGCCAAGCAAGGAGCACCTGTTAATGTTAATTTAATTAGAATTGATAGTAAAAAAATAGATTCTATATTAAATCTTGTAAGTGAAGCTGTAATAAATAAGTCTGCCTATAATCAAATAAATGCTGATATGACATCTTTGCTTTATAACTTTAATTATTTTTATGACTATCAAGAAAGTTTTCAGAGAAATTTTTTAATAGATTTAAAGATTGTTTTTAAAGATGTGGGTTTAGATTTAGACAGTACTGTTGAAGCTCAAATAAAAAATTTACTGAATCATAAAATTGAGAGAACTTTGCATGATATGGGAGAATTAAGAGATTCTTATCTTAAAATTCTTCAGGATTTCAGATTTGTATCTAATAGACTTTCTAGAATAATTACTGATTTACATGAGAGTGTGTTAAAAACACGGATGTTGCCCATTTCTGGTATCTTTACAAGATTTACTAGAGTTGTAAGAGATCTCTCGAGAAAATTAGGCAAAACTGTAGAGCTCCATACTGAAGGAGAGGATACTGAAATTGATAAATCTGTTATAGACGATCTTGTAGATCCTTTGATGCATTGTGTTAGGAATTCTATGGATCATGGACTTGAAACTTCTGATGAGAGACTTAAAAAGGGCAAGGATAAAACTGGGTATATAGTTTTGCGTGCTAAGAATGAAGGCAATGTAATATCAATTGAGGTTGCAGATGATGGTAAGGGCATAGATCTGGATATTATTAGACGAAAATCAATTGAGAGGGGGATTATTAAGGAAGGTTCTGTTTTGTCTGAGAGTGAGATTCTTAATTTGGTATTTTCCCCTGGATTTTCAACGGCTAGTCAAATTACGGATATTTCTGGTAGAGGTGTGGGGCTTGATGTTGTTAAGAAAAGCATTGAGAAATTAAATGGAACTATTTTAATAGATTCAAAGATTGATGTTGGGACTACTTTTAAAATAAAGCTGCCTTTAACATTAGTGATTGTTCAAGGTCTTCTTGTAAAATCAGGAAGTGAGATTTATGTTATTCCTTTAAATAGTGTTCTTGAAACGCATAGAATTAGTGAGGAAAATATTAAACTTCTTGAAAACGATCATGAAGTATATAACTTAAGGGAAGAAATTATATCTGTTCTTAGGCTTGATGAGCTTTTCAATATAGAGAACTATGAAAATTTACGTGAGAAGTTTTTGATAGTTATTAGTATTAATGATAAAAAGGCAGGAATAATAGTAGATTCTATTCTTGGAGAAGAAGATTTTGTTGTCAAGCCTATTAAAGATAAGTATGCTTCAAGTCCTGGGATAGTTGGTGCTACCACACTTGGTAGTGGGAAGGTGGTCTTAATTGTTGATGTATTTAGGCTTTTTGATTTAAAGAAAATGAAGGAATAG
- a CDS encoding CheR family methyltransferase — protein MDIKEIHLSEHDLDGQSRESNSNFVNLDFKVVSFNIGEDNYLIDIMKVKEIRKSSNFTYVPNSRSYVVGLDNLRGEIISIIDLRIMFDLEISEKELEDVMVLRNEDLLIGIIVDKVNNVFSIDSSLIQDPHPVLSQDSFISYIKGVIEYGGKLYILLDVDTIFNYDEGDSRLLENKGNVLDISGDGNNFINSSLDEVAGDSVNGETDTSGIFLDDLKIIKENLFQYSFNVSLIKDEFLRKVGINLNIININDLSYERFLTEFYSKSSGCLWSDEYLKEFQDEIIKKHVNNMSDTSSVLNVFEIGCGNGKETISFVNALYEGYNKPFKVTAIDNDLIRVIGTSGLVFSDSDINLSKIYKKNSFQQSSGVYKFKPEIMNNILFEYSDAILSEFPENLGIVFLRDVLCFLNDDDQALILDAIAKKTVGGALLILGDNEELKNNDIFVKDRSVEHFNLYKRI, from the coding sequence ATTGATATAAAAGAGATACATTTAAGTGAACATGATTTAGATGGACAGAGTAGAGAATCTAATTCTAATTTTGTTAACTTGGATTTTAAGGTAGTGTCTTTTAATATTGGAGAAGATAACTATCTAATAGATATTATGAAAGTTAAAGAGATTAGAAAATCTAGCAATTTTACATATGTTCCCAACTCTAGGAGTTATGTGGTTGGTCTTGATAATTTAAGAGGAGAAATAATCTCTATTATTGATTTAAGGATAATGTTTGATCTGGAGATCAGTGAGAAGGAACTTGAAGATGTTATGGTACTTAGAAATGAAGATCTTTTAATAGGTATTATTGTCGATAAGGTTAATAATGTCTTCTCTATTGATTCTTCTCTGATTCAGGATCCTCATCCCGTTTTATCTCAGGATTCATTTATCAGCTACATAAAAGGGGTGATTGAGTATGGTGGAAAATTATATATACTCCTTGATGTAGATACGATTTTTAATTATGATGAGGGAGATAGTCGTTTATTAGAGAATAAGGGGAATGTTTTAGATATTTCTGGGGATGGCAATAATTTTATTAATAGTTCCCTTGATGAGGTGGCAGGCGACTCTGTGAATGGGGAGACTGATACATCTGGTATTTTTTTAGATGACCTGAAAATCATAAAGGAGAATCTTTTTCAATATTCTTTCAATGTGTCTTTGATCAAAGATGAGTTTTTGAGAAAAGTTGGGATAAACTTAAATATTATTAATATTAATGATTTGTCGTATGAGAGGTTTTTAACTGAATTTTATTCAAAATCATCAGGGTGCTTATGGAGTGATGAATATTTAAAAGAGTTTCAGGATGAGATTATTAAGAAGCATGTAAATAATATGAGTGATACTAGTTCTGTTTTAAATGTGTTTGAAATTGGGTGTGGGAATGGAAAAGAGACAATATCTTTTGTAAATGCTTTATATGAGGGTTATAATAAACCTTTTAAGGTGACAGCTATTGATAATGATTTAATTCGAGTAATTGGTACTTCTGGTTTAGTTTTCTCAGATTCTGACATTAATTTGAGTAAAATTTATAAGAAGAACTCCTTTCAGCAGAGTTCAGGAGTTTATAAATTTAAGCCAGAAATTATGAATAATATTTTGTTTGAATATTCGGATGCCATTTTGTCAGAATTTCCGGAAAATTTAGGTATTGTTTTTTTAAGAGATGTTTTATGTTTTTTGAATGATGATGACCAGGCTTTAATTTTAGATGCGATTGCAAAAAAGACTGTTGGAGGTGCTCTTTTGATTTTGGGAGATAATGAGGAGCTTAAGAATAATGATATTTTTGTGAAGGATAGATCTGTGGAGCACTTTAACTTGTACAAAAGGATCTAA
- a CDS encoding response regulator codes for MIQKTTIAMDSSVKPKGINYETGIPFNVLIVDDSVFTVKQLTQIFTSEGFNIIDTAGDGEEAMIKYKNHYPNIDIVTLDITMPKMDGITCLSSIMEFDKNARVIMISALGKEQLVKDCLIKGAKTFIVKPLDRTKVLQRVMSVFVK; via the coding sequence ATGATCCAAAAAACTACAATTGCTATGGATTCTTCAGTTAAGCCAAAGGGTATCAATTATGAGACGGGAATTCCTTTTAATGTTTTGATTGTTGATGATTCAGTTTTTACTGTGAAGCAGCTTACGCAAATTTTCACTTCTGAGGGGTTTAATATTATTGATACTGCTGGCGATGGTGAGGAGGCTATGATAAAGTATAAGAATCATTATCCTAATATTGATATTGTTACTCTTGATATTACTATGCCTAAGATGGATGGGATAACTTGTCTTTCTAGTATTATGGAATTTGATAAAAATGCTAGAGTGATAATGATCTCTGCTTTGGGGAAGGAACAATTGGTTAAGGATTGTTTAATTAAAGGTGCAAAAACATTTATTGTAAAGCCTCTTGATAGAACTAAGGTGCTTCAGAGAGTTATGTCTGTATTTGTTAAATGA
- a CDS encoding chemotaxis protein CheX has product MRIDYIEPFLDAASSVLRDMLLVEDIKMGNPGLKSINQKIRGVSVIVGLAGSVEGSIVIDMDIETALFVASKLNFEEYLDFDDEETREMVAATLTEVGNIIAGNFVTTLHAKGFVFDITPPAFIYGENMRMSNKGSEALIVPFTLPDGKIIEVNIAIRERV; this is encoded by the coding sequence ATGAGGATAGATTATATAGAGCCATTTTTAGATGCTGCTTCTTCGGTTTTAAGAGATATGTTGCTTGTAGAGGATATTAAAATGGGCAATCCAGGTCTTAAGTCAATAAACCAGAAAATAAGGGGAGTCTCTGTTATTGTGGGACTTGCTGGTTCTGTTGAGGGCAGTATTGTTATTGATATGGATATTGAGACAGCTCTTTTTGTTGCTTCTAAGTTGAATTTTGAGGAGTATCTTGATTTTGATGATGAAGAGACTAGGGAGATGGTTGCTGCAACTCTTACGGAGGTTGGTAATATTATTGCGGGTAATTTTGTTACTACTTTGCATGCTAAGGGATTTGTATTTGATATAACCCCACCGGCTTTTATTTATGGGGAGAATATGAGGATGAGCAATAAGGGCTCTGAGGCATTAATAGTGCCCTTTACTTTGCCAGATGGTAAAATTATAGAAGTTAATATTGCAATAAGAGAGAGGGTTTGA
- a CDS encoding HAD family hydrolase has translation MKIKACIFDMDGTLINSIMDIAFSMNSALKNLGYREIKTDKFSTLVGRGFEKFVDNALEYLSLSLNDQNLKYNLYKEFIKEYNQNISSQTKAYEGIPELLITLNKLRIPIGILSNKNHEELLIVTKDIFKDINFFEIRGYSSKFEAKPDPTNALDMIIELNVKPEEIAYIGDSDVDMLTARNAGFLPIGVSWGFRTVEELKTSGAKYIINNPSELLDIIK, from the coding sequence ATGAAAATAAAAGCTTGCATTTTCGATATGGACGGAACTCTAATAAATAGCATCATGGATATCGCATTTTCAATGAATTCTGCTTTAAAAAATTTAGGATACAGAGAAATTAAAACAGATAAATTTAGTACTCTTGTTGGAAGAGGATTCGAGAAATTCGTAGATAACGCTCTAGAATATCTTAGCCTAAGCTTAAACGATCAAAACCTCAAATATAATCTTTACAAAGAATTTATAAAAGAATATAATCAAAATATTTCTTCCCAAACAAAAGCATATGAAGGCATACCAGAACTATTAATCACACTAAACAAGCTTAGAATTCCTATTGGAATTCTAAGCAATAAAAACCATGAAGAACTCTTAATAGTAACAAAAGATATATTTAAAGACATCAACTTTTTTGAAATCAGAGGGTATTCATCAAAATTTGAGGCAAAGCCAGATCCTACAAATGCTCTTGACATGATAATAGAACTAAATGTTAAACCCGAGGAGATAGCATACATCGGAGACAGCGATGTTGATATGCTGACCGCTAGGAATGCTGGATTTCTGCCGATAGGAGTTTCATGGGGATTTAGGACAGTGGAGGAATTAAAGACAAGCGGAGCAAAATACATTATTAACAACCCTTCCGAACTGCTGGATATAATAAAATGA